A single window of Bradyrhizobium daqingense DNA harbors:
- a CDS encoding tripartite tricarboxylate transporter TctB family protein — translation MSQTDLEIVVDDPTAPEDDSPSVVSSGTIEILVCLLLLALAVTLGYDNWRTGAAWDATGPEPGYFPFYLSVILGGGSLYGLIAAFAAHRAARETFVTRAQARRVMAVFVPTLLFCLAMQFLGLYVASFLLISGFMRFVGKIALWKSLLTAFVFTAVMFVTFDVAFDVIMPKGPLEAAFGR, via the coding sequence ATGTCCCAAACCGATCTTGAAATCGTCGTCGACGACCCGACCGCGCCCGAAGACGACTCGCCCTCCGTCGTCTCCTCCGGCACGATCGAGATACTTGTCTGCCTGCTGCTGCTGGCCCTCGCCGTCACGCTCGGCTACGACAATTGGCGCACCGGCGCGGCCTGGGATGCGACCGGGCCCGAGCCCGGCTATTTCCCGTTCTACCTCTCCGTCATCCTCGGCGGCGGCAGCCTGTACGGCTTGATTGCCGCGTTCGCTGCACATCGCGCGGCGCGCGAGACTTTCGTCACGCGCGCACAAGCCCGCCGCGTGATGGCGGTGTTCGTGCCGACGCTGCTGTTCTGCCTGGCGATGCAGTTCCTCGGCCTCTATGTCGCGAGCTTCCTGCTGATCTCTGGCTTCATGCGCTTCGTCGGCAAGATCGCGCTGTGGAAGTCGCTGCTCACAGCCTTCGTGTTCACAGCGGTCATGTTTGTCACCTTCGATGTCGCCTTCGACGTCATCATGCCGAAAGGGCCGCTCGAAGCGGCCTTCGGTCGCTAG
- a CDS encoding Bug family tripartite tricarboxylate transporter substrate binding protein — MPVKAVGAATALLLSTPALAGWEPAKPVEIVVAAGAGGASDQMARMMQAAIQKNNLMKQPVVVSLKGGASGAEALMYMKSSEGDPNKVLIAYSLIYMLPLSAKIPFNWRELTPVSVIALDQFVLWDNSAGPKTVKEFVAAAKAASSPFKMGGTGSKREDHVLTVFLEQKTGAKFSYLPYKSGGEAATQLVGNHTEANVNNPSENLEVWRAGQVRPLCVFDKERIAYTTKVTETQSWADIPTCKEEGVDVQYLMLRAMFLPGKVTPEQQAFYVDLFHKVTQTAEYKEYMEKQALKPIFLTGKDMVKFLEEDDAINKSLMTEAGFVAK; from the coding sequence ATTCCAGTGAAAGCCGTCGGCGCTGCGACGGCGCTGTTGTTGAGCACGCCGGCGCTTGCCGGCTGGGAACCGGCAAAGCCCGTCGAGATCGTGGTGGCCGCGGGCGCAGGCGGCGCATCCGACCAGATGGCGCGGATGATGCAGGCCGCGATCCAGAAGAACAATCTGATGAAGCAGCCGGTGGTCGTCTCGCTCAAGGGTGGCGCATCGGGCGCGGAAGCGCTGATGTACATGAAGTCGAGCGAGGGCGATCCGAACAAGGTGCTGATCGCCTATTCGCTGATCTACATGCTGCCGCTGTCGGCGAAGATCCCGTTCAACTGGCGCGAGCTGACCCCCGTTTCGGTGATCGCACTCGACCAGTTCGTGCTGTGGGACAACAGTGCAGGCCCCAAGACGGTAAAGGAGTTCGTCGCGGCCGCGAAGGCTGCAAGCTCGCCGTTCAAGATGGGCGGCACCGGCTCCAAGCGCGAGGACCACGTGCTGACCGTCTTCCTGGAGCAGAAGACCGGCGCGAAATTCTCCTATCTGCCCTACAAGTCCGGTGGCGAAGCCGCGACCCAGCTGGTCGGCAACCACACCGAAGCCAACGTCAACAACCCGTCCGAAAATCTCGAAGTCTGGCGCGCCGGCCAGGTGCGTCCGCTCTGCGTGTTCGACAAGGAGCGCATCGCCTACACCACCAAGGTGACGGAAACGCAGTCCTGGGCCGACATCCCCACCTGCAAGGAGGAGGGCGTCGACGTCCAGTATCTGATGCTGCGCGCGATGTTCCTGCCCGGCAAGGTCACGCCTGAGCAGCAGGCGTTCTATGTCGATCTCTTCCACAAGGTGACGCAGACCGCCGAGTACAAGGAGTACATGGAGAAACAGGCGTTGAAGCCGATCTTCCTCACCGGCAAGGACATGGTGAAATTCCTCGAGGAGGACGACGCCATCAACAAGTCGCTGATGACGGAAGCCGGCTTCGTCGCGAAGTAG
- a CDS encoding outer membrane protein has product MKRIVIGMAAAMSLFATGALAADIAARPYVKAPIADPVWSWTGFYVGANGGYSWGRSRTDVSYFNSATGLPIAPPAGSISSGSFDMNGGVAGAQAGYNWQNANWVYGIEGDLQWSGERGSSAFVCAGSAVFPIAGPCLPGLTFLPAGAATNTVLTVDQHLQWFGTLRGRVGILATPKVLFYGTGGLAFGEIKTTGTMTGFTPAGVAIASIGTNSTTRAGWTLGVGVEGKITQNWSAKLEYLYMDLGRFSSGPFTLAPLSTVSANVSSRFTDHILRAGINYQFGGPIVAKY; this is encoded by the coding sequence ATGAAGCGGATTGTGATTGGGATGGCGGCGGCAATGTCGCTGTTCGCGACGGGTGCGCTGGCTGCCGATATCGCGGCAAGGCCTTATGTGAAGGCGCCAATCGCCGATCCGGTCTGGAGCTGGACCGGCTTCTACGTCGGCGCCAACGGGGGTTACAGCTGGGGCCGTTCGCGCACCGACGTTTCCTATTTCAATTCGGCCACTGGCCTCCCCATCGCACCTCCGGCCGGCTCCATCAGCAGTGGTTCGTTCGACATGAACGGCGGGGTCGCGGGTGCCCAGGCGGGCTACAACTGGCAGAATGCCAACTGGGTCTATGGCATCGAGGGCGACCTGCAATGGTCGGGTGAGAGGGGCAGCTCCGCCTTTGTCTGCGCCGGCAGCGCCGTCTTCCCGATCGCCGGACCCTGTCTTCCCGGCCTGACCTTCCTTCCGGCCGGCGCCGCGACGAACACGGTTCTGACGGTCGATCAGCACCTCCAGTGGTTCGGCACCCTCCGTGGTCGCGTCGGCATCCTGGCGACCCCGAAAGTCTTGTTCTACGGCACCGGCGGTCTGGCCTTCGGCGAGATCAAGACCACGGGCACCATGACCGGCTTCACCCCAGCTGGCGTAGCCATCGCATCGATCGGCACGAACTCGACGACGCGCGCCGGCTGGACCCTCGGCGTGGGTGTCGAAGGCAAGATCACGCAGAACTGGAGCGCCAAGCTCGAATATCTCTACATGGATCTCGGCCGCTTCTCGTCCGGTCCGTTCACCTTGGCGCCGCTCTCCACTGTCAGTGCCAACGTCTCATCGCGCTTCACCGACCACATCCTGCGCGCCGGCATCAATTACCAGTTCGGCGGCCCGATCGTCGCGAAGTACTGA
- a CDS encoding tripartite tricarboxylate transporter permease has translation MEALGLLLHGFAVLLTWKTLVLMMVGLVLGIFVGVLPGLGGPNGVAILLPLTFTMDPTSAIVMLSCIYWGALFGGAITSILFNIPGEAWSVATTFDGYPMAQQGRAAEALTAAFTSSFIGSLVAVMLITFLAPMISSFALKFGPPEFFAVYLLTFCSFVGLGREAKHKTVISMSLGLLLAGVGMDTVSGNLRMTFGSAELLRGINFLVAVIGLFGISEILLTMEERLALRGHAASISLRVVLGVWRDLPKYWVTLLRSSFIGCWLGITPGGAIAASFMGYNLAKRFAKEPEGFGKGRIEGVFAPETAAHASGTSALLPMLALGIPGSGTAAILLGGLMVWGLNPGPLLFVEHKDFVWGLIASMYLGNVVGLVLVLTTVPIFASILRVPFAAVAPMIVVSCAIGAYAIQNAIFDIWLMLGFGIVGYVFKKIGIPLAPFTLALVLGNRAEDAFRLSMIGSGGNLKVFWSNGLVGSITTLAILLLFWPVIDGLLARVGLTQRAKVAQS, from the coding sequence ATGGAAGCTCTCGGTCTCCTGCTTCACGGTTTCGCCGTCCTGCTGACGTGGAAGACGCTCGTGCTGATGATGGTCGGGCTGGTGCTCGGCATCTTCGTCGGCGTGCTGCCGGGCCTCGGCGGGCCCAACGGCGTTGCGATCCTGCTGCCCCTCACCTTCACGATGGATCCGACCTCGGCAATCGTGATGCTGTCCTGCATCTATTGGGGCGCGCTGTTCGGCGGCGCGATCACCTCGATCCTGTTCAACATCCCCGGCGAGGCATGGTCGGTCGCGACCACATTCGACGGTTATCCGATGGCGCAGCAGGGTAGGGCGGCGGAGGCGCTGACCGCGGCGTTCACCTCCTCCTTCATCGGCTCGCTGGTCGCGGTGATGCTGATCACCTTCCTCGCGCCGATGATCTCCTCCTTTGCCTTGAAGTTCGGCCCGCCCGAGTTCTTCGCGGTCTATCTTTTGACCTTCTGCTCCTTCGTCGGCCTCGGCCGCGAGGCCAAGCACAAGACTGTCATCTCGATGTCGCTGGGCCTGCTGCTCGCCGGCGTCGGCATGGATACGGTGTCGGGCAATCTGCGCATGACTTTCGGCTCGGCCGAGCTGCTCCGCGGCATCAACTTCCTGGTCGCCGTCATCGGCCTGTTCGGCATCAGCGAGATCCTGCTCACGATGGAGGAGCGGCTGGCGCTGCGCGGACATGCGGCGAGCATCTCGCTTCGTGTCGTGCTCGGCGTGTGGCGGGACCTGCCGAAATATTGGGTGACGCTGCTGCGCTCCTCCTTCATCGGCTGCTGGCTCGGCATCACGCCGGGCGGCGCGATCGCGGCCTCCTTCATGGGCTACAATCTGGCAAAGCGCTTCGCCAAGGAGCCCGAGGGCTTCGGCAAGGGCCGCATCGAAGGCGTGTTCGCGCCCGAGACGGCGGCGCATGCCTCCGGCACCTCGGCCTTGCTGCCGATGCTGGCGCTCGGCATTCCCGGCTCCGGCACTGCCGCGATCCTGCTCGGCGGCCTGATGGTGTGGGGCCTCAACCCGGGGCCGCTGCTGTTCGTCGAGCACAAGGACTTCGTCTGGGGCCTGATCGCCTCGATGTATCTCGGCAACGTCGTCGGCCTCGTCCTGGTGCTGACGACGGTGCCGATCTTCGCCTCGATCCTGCGCGTGCCCTTTGCGGCGGTGGCGCCGATGATCGTGGTCTCCTGTGCGATCGGCGCCTATGCGATCCAGAATGCGATCTTCGACATCTGGCTGATGCTGGGCTTCGGAATCGTCGGCTATGTCTTCAAGAAGATCGGCATTCCCTTGGCGCCGTTTACCCTGGCGCTGGTGCTCGGCAACCGCGCCGAAGATGCCTTCCGCCTGTCGATGATCGGCTCTGGCGGCAACCTGAAGGTGTTCTGGTCGAACGGGCTGGTCGGCTCGATCACCACGCTGGCGATCTTGCTGCTGTTCTGGCCGGTGATCGACGGACTGCTCGCCCGTGTCGGATTGACGCAGCGGGCCAAGGTGGCGCAGAGCTAG